A window from Drosophila nasuta strain 15112-1781.00 chromosome 3, ASM2355853v1, whole genome shotgun sequence encodes these proteins:
- the LOC132789730 gene encoding protein deadpan has product MDYKHDMNSDDDFDCSNGYSDGYSSNGRHSNPNGMSKAELRKTNKPIMEKRRRARINHCLNELKSLILEAMKKDPARHTKLEKADILEMTVKHLQSVQRQQLNMAIQSDPTVVHKFKTGFVECAEEVNRYVSQMEGVDSGVRQRLSAHLNNCANSLEQIGSMSNFNNGYRGQLPQAMFPGSAAPLFPPLPQDQNNNNHSTNNSRETAPAIQMGGLQLIPSRLPSGEFALIMPNSTTTAAPAPAPFVWPGSGMNAASAALASIANPTHLSDYTQSFRLSAFNKPTATTQTQLHAGGASATAVTKNTTSSPPLSPISSVSSQSQGDESRAASPANAVQAELLLAKQHSFAGVFSTPPPTSAETSFNTSGSLNLSGGSHDSSASAHHTSHSLMAHLQQQQVSSTSGQESSALKREREREADLEQEHGGDSSDCSLLDEPSSKKFLAAAIEKSSSAWRPW; this is encoded by the exons CGAAAG ACCAACAAACCTATTATGGAAAAACGCCGACGTGCTCGTATTAATCACTGTCTAAATGAGTTGAAATCTCTAATTCTAGAAGCTATGAAAAAAGAC CCGGCGCGACATACCAAACTGGAAAAGGCCGACATACTCGAGATGACGGTGAAGCATTTGCAGTCCGTGCAGCGCCAACAGCTCAACATGGCCATTCAAAGTGATCCGACGGTGGTGCACAAGTTCAAGACTGGCTTCGTAGAATGCGCCGAGGAGGTGAATCGCTATGTCAGCCAGATGGAGGGTGTCGATTCGGGTGTTCGTCAACGTCTCAGCGCCCATCTCAACAACTGTGCCAACAGTCTCGAGCAGATCGGTTCGATGAGCAACTTCAACAACGGCTATCGCGGCCAATTGCCCCAGGCCATGTTCCCTGGCTCAGCTGCACCCCTCTTCCCCCCACTGCCACAGGaccagaacaacaacaatcacagcaCCAACAATAGTCGGGAGACTGCGCCAGCCATTCAGATGGGAGGACTCCAGTTAATCCCCTCACGTTTGCCGTCGGGCGAGTTTGCTTTGATCATGCCCAACTCGACCACAACAGCGGCGCCTGCTCCGGCACCATTTGTCTGGCCAGGATCGGGAATGAATGCAGCCAGTGCAGCGTTGGCCAGCATTGCGAATCCCACACATCTCAGCGACTACACTCAAAGCTTCAGACTGAGTGCATTCAATAAGCCCACAGCCACCACTCAGACACAACTCCACGCTGGCGGAGCATCAGCCACTGCAGTGACAAAGAACACCACCAGCAGCCCACCACTGAGTCCCATCTCCTCCGTCTCCAGCCAGAGTCAGGGTGATGAGTCGCGTGCTGCCTCGCCGGCAAATGCCGTCCAGGCGGAGCTGTTGCTGGCCAAGCAGCACAGCTTTGCGGGCGTGTTTTCCACGCCACCTCCGACCAGCGCTGAGACATCGTTCAACACCAGCGGCTCACTGAACCTGAGTGGAGGCAGTCACGATAGCAGCGCCTCTGCCCACCACACATCCCACTCTCTGATGGCgcatctgcagcagcagcaagtgagCTCCACCAGCGGCCAGGAGAGTTCCGCCCTTAAGCGGGAGCGGGAACGTGAAGCTGACCTGGAGCAGGAGCATGGAGGAGATTCTAGCGATTGTTCGTTGTTGGATGAACCATCGTCTAAGAAGTTCTTGGCCGCCGCCATTGAGAAATCCAGCTCCGCTTGGCGTCCGTGGTGA
- the LOC132792218 gene encoding uncharacterized protein LOC132792218 has protein sequence MKIKLILSQLLLISLVLLPPIDAADQLVEYQGSPKLSGPAKMIHDPEDTMLNALDAAMQKISTIYMQAVISGTHSPELEISLRGLEMELFDLLDELYKQHRLKDYMNYEAEVTRQMIIYNMLKRLFGYAQDNEKPV, from the coding sequence ATGAAGATCAAATTGATACTGAGTCAATTGCTGTTGATTTCACTGGTGCTTCTACCTCCAATCGATGCTGCCGATCAATTGGTAGAGTACCAGGGTTCGCCTAAGCTCTCTGGACCCGCCAAGATGATTCATGATCCAGAGGATACTATGCTAAATGCGCTGGATGCAGCCATGCAAAAGATCTCCACAATTTATATGCAAGCCGTTATATCGGGAACACACAGTCCTGAGTTGGAGATCTCGTTGAGGGGATTGGAAATGGAGCTGTTCGATTTGCTCGATGAACTCTACAAGCAACACCGGCTGAAGGACTACATGAACTACGAGGCGGAAGTGACGCGACAAATGATCATCTACAATATGCTGAAGCGATTGTTTGGCTATGCGCAGGATAATGAGAAACCAGTGTAG